GCAGCGTGTCTTCCTTCTCACCCTCCTCCGTGAACGTAGCTTCCTTCCCCGACAGCAGCTCCAGCAGCACCACCCCGAAAGCGAACACATCCAGCTTAGGAGTGACGAGGCCGTGCTCCAGATACTCCGGCGCCATGTACCCCTGCGTACCCACGACGTGTCGCGTCAGGTGAGGCCTTTCCCCGTCCTCCATCGGTCTCGCAAGGCCGAAGTTGGCGAGCTTGGCTCTGAGCTCCCCGTCGAGCAGGATGTTGCTGCTCTTCAAGTTCTGGTGGACGTACGGTGGGCTGGCGTAGTCGTGCAGGTAGTTGAGCCCATGAGCAACGTCGTGAGCGAtctgaaccctctccttccagccAAGGCAGCTCGAGCTATCGTTCTTGTTGTGGTGATGAAGCCAGTCTCCCAGGGAGCCTTTTTCGGCGAACTCGTAGACAAGGTAGGTGTTGCCGTCGTGAAGGCAGAAGCCCGACAGGCGGATCACGTTGGAGTGGTTGATCTGCTTCAGGATGTTGATCTCATTCGAGGCGTCGCCTTTGAGTCTCTTGATGGCGGCGGCGTCCCCGTTGATGACTCCTCTGTAAACGGATCCCATGATCCTGTGGTCTTCGCCGAAGGCCGCGGTGGCGGCCTCGAGCGCTCGGAATTCGTAGACCGTCAGCGACTCGATAGCACTGCGAACGCTTTGGACGGAGACTGAAGTGGGAGGCCCCGACCTCTTGTCGGACAGCTCGGAGTAATTCGCCGAAGACTCTGCAGTCTTGAACGGAACGGGGACATCAGGAACAGGGATGCGGCTCCGCCGCCGCTGCCTGTAGCACAGGAGCCAGATCAGGCCTCCGGCGCAGCACAAAGCCAGAAGGCCAACTCCGATTCCGACCCCAACGAAGACCCATTTGTGGCCAGAGGAACTGCTCCCGCTCCCGTCGTTGGGCGGCGTGTCGGCTGTCTGGGGCGGAGGAGGCGCCGAGGGTGAGCTTGCGACTTCGTCTTTGGTGGGCTCGGTTTCGAGGGGCACCAAGAGAGTCGTGAAAGGATagatggtggaggaggaggagagattgTTCGCGTGCAGCACCGCCTGGTAGTCGGCGTGGAAGCGGTCAGCGATGGTGGGGACGTCATCGCCCCAGGTGATGAGGTATGTGAGCAAGTACTTGATGCCGCTGCTGGTTTGTTCGGCGGTGGGGCAGGCGCAGCGGAGGGGAACATCCACCCGGAGGCCGGCGGTGAGGTTGAGGCTGCCGTAAGGGTTCTGCGCTATGAGGGCCTGGCAGGTGGAGAGGCCCTGGTAGGTATCGTTGGCCACTATGAAGTAGGTGTCCCTGGAGGTCAAGGTGTAGGAGACGTTGTGCTGGTAGTAGCCGCCGGAGCAGGAGCAGGGGACCGGCACGAGGACGAGTTGGTCGTTGGTGACGTTGGCGAACTCGGTAGCGACGCCGTTGATGCGGGAGATGTTGCCGGCGTCGGCGCCTAATAGGTATGCGATCAGTACCGGCGACTGGTAGGCGATCTGGGATCGGAAAGTGAGGTAGGAGGAGCAGGAGCGGACGCCGTTGCAGGTGTAGCCCAGAGTGGAGGAGTCGGTGGTGGTGCAGTCGAGTTGCCTGTTGTTCTCGTACAGTTGCTGGGCGTTGCAGGAGACGAGACACAAGAGGACGAGGGCGAGGAAGAAAGCTAATTGGGGATCGGACCTCGTCGTCATGGCCATCCGACGGATGAATCCGACAGATCTACTTCTTATCCGATCTGTGTTGGCAAGAGACGAAACCCCTCTAAATCCCCTCTCCCAGACAACCAATTCAGGTAGGGAAGAAACCAAGAAGAGCGATGAACCGATCAGAACACGGAGAAGAATCGGTGGTCTTCACTTCCGTTCTCGTCTTTGACTCGCTTTCTTTGACTAACGACGCAGTCAATGATATATAACTTGTTGACCGAGATATATTTCATTAGGAAGAACGTTGACGGAGCTGTTGCCGGGTTCTGGCTTCTGAACTCGTCTCTCTCTCATGGCTTCTCTGACCTGAAAGACATCATTCCAATGGCCGGCCTTGGCGTACATATGAGACAGGAGCAGGTAATCGCTGCTATGATAGGGTTCCAGCTCCTCGAGGTGCTCCTGCACACGCTGACCCAATTCGAGGTCCCCGTGGACTCGGCATGCGCCCAGCAGCGTCCTCCAAACCACAGCATTGCACTCCATCGGCATGTTCCTGATCACATGGAAAGCTTCCCTCACCTGTCCTGATCGCCCAAGAACGTCCACCAGGCATCCGTAGTGCCTTATGCTGGGAGAGATGTTGTAGTCCCTCGTCATTTTGTCGAAGTACCTCCGACCTTCTTCTACTAAACCTCCATGGCTGCAGGCGCAGAGGACTCCCAGGAATGTAATGTCGTTTGGCTCTTCGAGTTCGCACCGACGCATCCTTTCGAAGAGTGATATCGCTTCGGCCGCCCGCCCGTGCATGGCTAGTCCCAGAATCAAGGAGTTCCACGAGACCGTGTCTCTCTCCGTCATATCGTCGAATACCTCGACGGCTCTGTCGATCGCTCCGCACTTTGCATACATATCGATTAGAGAGTTGGTGACTCTGAGACGGCAACCATGGGTGGAACTGCCGACGATGGAATGCACCCATCTGCCGAAGTCCAACGCTCCCAGCCTCGAACATGCGGACAGGATTACCACCAACGTGGCCTTGTCCGGCCCGAGGAAGCTGGTCCTCAGCATTCTCAGGAACATCTTCAGCGCCTCGAGGTGCAGGCCGCAGTGCACGTACCCGGCGATGAGACTGTTCCATGACACCAGATCTCTCTCGGACGATTCTTCGAACACCTGCCGCGCGGCGACCATGTCGTCGAAGAGAGCGTACGTGTGGATGAGACTGTTGCAGACGAAGACATGAGAATCCACGCCGACCTTGAGCACGCAGCAGTGGACCTGCTTGCCCAACTCGACCGCCGACAACTGGCCGCAGATATTGAGTAGGAAAGAGAACGTGAAGTTATCGGCGTTCTTCCCCTCCTCTATCATCCTTCGGTAGAAAAGGAACGCCTCCGCGGGTCTGTTGGCCCTCCCGAACCCTCTGATCATGGTGTTCCAGAGGAACCCATCCGGCCAGTTGAGCTGCCGGAAGACGGCGGACGCGTAGTCCATGCATCCCCTCTGTTCCGAGCCGGAGCAGAAGGAGATGAGCCTGCCCACGACGAAGACATG
The DNA window shown above is from Musa acuminata AAA Group cultivar baxijiao chromosome BXJ2-4, Cavendish_Baxijiao_AAA, whole genome shotgun sequence and carries:
- the LOC103981003 gene encoding protein LYK5, with protein sequence MAMTTRSDPQLAFFLALVLLCLVSCNAQQLYENNRQLDCTTTDSSTLGYTCNGVRSCSSYLTFRSQIAYQSPVLIAYLLGADAGNISRINGVATEFANVTNDQLVLVPVPCSCSGGYYQHNVSYTLTSRDTYFIVANDTYQGLSTCQALIAQNPYGSLNLTAGLRVDVPLRCACPTAEQTSSGIKYLLTYLITWGDDVPTIADRFHADYQAVLHANNLSSSSTIYPFTTLLVPLETEPTKDEVASSPSAPPPPQTADTPPNDGSGSSSSGHKWVFVGVGIGVGLLALCCAGGLIWLLCYRQRRRSRIPVPDVPVPFKTAESSANYSELSDKRSGPPTSVSVQSVRSAIESLTVYEFRALEAATAAFGEDHRIMGSVYRGVINGDAAAIKRLKGDASNEINILKQINHSNVIRLSGFCLHDGNTYLVYEFAEKGSLGDWLHHHNKNDSSSCLGWKERVQIAHDVAHGLNYLHDYASPPYVHQNLKSSNILLDGELRAKLANFGLARPMEDGERPHLTRHVVGTQGYMAPEYLEHGLVTPKLDVFAFGVVLLELLSGKEATFTEEGEKEDTLLWACVGSVISGEDARGRLMAFVDPCLGRQYPLELAHAMAELAMLCVARDPGSRPSMTEVLVSLSAIHDSTLDWDSSDLADSSSMIHGR
- the LOC103981636 gene encoding pentatricopeptide repeat-containing protein At2g02980, chloroplastic-like yields the protein MTRSNHMLLKRFSLGSPTRLPVALFQPPRTSPTSDSTAVGFHEREQSHISFLESCSTLRDLSQVHARIVRTGFEQHVFVVGRLISFCSGSEQRGCMDYASAVFRQLNWPDGFLWNTMIRGFGRANRPAEAFLFYRRMIEEGKNADNFTFSFLLNICGQLSAVELGKQVHCCVLKVGVDSHVFVCNSLIHTYALFDDMVAARQVFEESSERDLVSWNSLIAGYVHCGLHLEALKMFLRMLRTSFLGPDKATLVVILSACSRLGALDFGRWVHSIVGSSTHGCRLRVTNSLIDMYAKCGAIDRAVEVFDDMTERDTVSWNSLILGLAMHGRAAEAISLFERMRRCELEEPNDITFLGVLCACSHGGLVEEGRRYFDKMTRDYNISPSIRHYGCLVDVLGRSGQVREAFHVIRNMPMECNAVVWRTLLGACRVHGDLELGQRVQEHLEELEPYHSSDYLLLSHMYAKAGHWNDVFQVREAMRERRVQKPEPGNSSVNVLPNEIYLGQQVIYH